A stretch of the Oxyura jamaicensis isolate SHBP4307 breed ruddy duck chromosome 4, BPBGC_Ojam_1.0, whole genome shotgun sequence genome encodes the following:
- the OTOP1 gene encoding proton channel OTOP1 → MEKGTGSPAAGGSCPQKNAEILSSQYGINLFLAGLLLTFAWAVHAVGISKSHLLSYLITLMLIQLLWMLWYLCRSCTQRRLIRDKDTHAGARWLKCGITLFAVITLILDSFKIGYYIDFSNCLSPTEGIFPVTHAAHTILQVYFLWCHAKDIIQSFKTLERFGVIHSVFTNLLLWTNGVLTESKHQLNEHKERLITLGFGNITIVLDDHAPQCNCTTTTLCSIFSQGIYYLYPFNIEYHILASTMLYVLWKNIGRKVEHHQQHKTPFKFHGITVGMIFGLIVLTSTIAVVVVYLIQIGRSKIKSELALTMFYLHAIFVLALMCTAGVVALLIYRLEDRSLDNSKNPARKLDAELLVGTAAGSWLLSWGSILAIICAQAHPKYTWYNLPYSVLVIIEKYIQNLFIIESIHREQEKANDAIKTLRIVTISRGSTLSLSPSYKEIYNGRATPDIGELPCLVSSSICTRESDGGGGANEETSQGNNPVMHSASEFSFYSRSSVADNKRRILKNIAAFLFLCNLSLWIPPAFGCRPEYDNGLEEIVFGFEPWIIVVNLAMPFSIFYRMHSAASLFEVNCKT, encoded by the exons ATGGAGAAGGGCACCGGTTCCCCCGCCGCCGGCGGGAGCTGCCCGCAGAAAAACGCCGAGATCCTCAGCAGCCAGTACGGCATCAACCTCTTCTTGGCCGGGCTGCTGCTCACCTTCGCCTGGGCGGTGCACGCCGTGGGCATCAGCAAGAGCCACCTGCTCTCCTACCTCATCACGCTGATGCTCATCCAGCTGCTGTGGATGCTGTGGTAcctgtgcaggagctgcacGCAGAGAAGGCTGATCCGCGACAAGGACACACACGCTGGAGCCCGCTGGCTCAAGT GTGGGATTACTTTATTTGCAGTGATTACTTTAATTCTGGACTCTTTTAAAATTGGATACTACATTGATTTTTCAAACTGTTTGTCACCAACTGAAGGCATTTTTCCTGTTACACATGCAGCGCACACCATCTTGCAG GTGTACTTTCTTTGGTGTCATGCAAAGGATATTATCCAGTCTTTCAAAACACTTGAAAG GTTTGGGGTTATCCATTCTGTGTTCACAAATTTACTCCTGTGGACAAATGGAGTGTTAACAGAGTCAAAACATCAACTGAATGAACATAAGGAAAGACTAATCACACTTGGTTTCGGGAACATAACAATAG TTTTAGATGACCATGCACCTCAATGCAATTGTACAACGACAACTCTCTGTTCCATATTTTCTCAAGGAATATATTACCTATATCCGTTCAATATAGAGTACCACATTCTAGCATCCACGATGCTCTATGTCCTGTGGAAAAATATTGGCCGCAAAGTAGAACACCATCAGCAACACAAAACTCCGTTCAAATTCCATGGCATAACTGTTGGGATGATTTTTGGACTAATTGTGTTAACTAGCACAATAGCAGTAGTCGTGGTATATTTAATTCAGATTGGACGTTCAAAAATCAAAAGTGAGTTAGCACTTACTATGTTTTACCTCCATGCTATCTTTGTGTTGGCTCTCATGTGTACAGCTGGAGTTGTCGCCCTTCTAATTTACAGACTGGAGGATAGATCATTGGATAACTCAAAAAATCCTGCTCGAAAACTGGATGCAGAACTGCTGGTTGGCACAGCTGCAGGATCCTGGCTCCTTTCCTGGGGATCAATCCTGGCAATTATCTGTGCCCAAGCTCACCCCAAATACACATGGTATAACCTGCCCTATTCTGTCCTAGTAATTATTGAGAAATATATTCAGAACCTCTTTATCATTGAATCCATACATCGCGAGCAGGAAAAGGCCAATGATGCTATTAAAACACTTCGAATAGTGACTATATCTCGGGGGAGCACTTTATCGCTTTCACCCTCATACAAGGAGATTTACAATGGCCGAGCCACCCCTGACATCGGGGAATTACCGTGCCTggtcagcagcagcatctgcaccAGAGAAAGTGATGGTGGTGGAGGCGCCAACGAAGAGACAAGTCAGGGTAACAATCCAGTCATGCATTCAGCCTCAGAGTTCTCCTTTTACAGCAGAAGCTCGGTGGCTGACAACAAGAGGAGAATTCTCAAGaacattgctgcttttttattcctATGCAATCTTTCG CTTTGGATACCGCCGGCATTTGGGTGCCGCCCAGAGTATGACAATGGACTGGAAGAAATAGTTTTTGGCTTTGAACCTTGGATAATCGTTGTGAACCTTGCAAtgcctttttctattttctatcgGATGCATTCAGCTGCCTCACTCTTTGAAGTCAATTGCAAAACATAG